One stretch of Cryptococcus neoformans var. neoformans B-3501A chromosome 5, whole genome shotgun sequence DNA includes these proteins:
- a CDS encoding hypothetical protein (Match to EST gb|CF190239.1|CF190239), producing MFNKLALIALLPLAFSAPTKRWSETLNCVQFQYGGPFTSSGSRGFIHLYSNITSFDSSTQHTDYNETRLGLAEDGTIENCGECRTTELFGFEVCQDDQRNGFDGLGNGPSGFYGHVTYTNVSPNIQCLTASKSPYEGASLKLADCQYDYDSAATSGQYFEMTVTDGVYHALLIDGSNSYGPTPELNNNASLVLYNVVGPNTTFTSFGFKAPVF from the exons ATGTTCAACAAGCTTGCCCTCATCGCGCTCCTCCCCCTGGCTTTCAGTGCACCAACCAAAAGATGGTCGGAAACTCTGAATTGTGTCCAATTTCAATACGGTG GCCCCTTCACCTCTTCTGGTTCTCGCGGTTTCATCCATCTATACTCCAACATCACCTCTTTCGACTCCAGCACACAGCACACAGATTACAATGAAACCCGTTTAGGACTCGCTGAAGACGGGACAATCGAAAACTGTGGAGAATGCCGAACAACAGAGTTGTTTGGGTTTGAAGTCTGTCAGGATGATCAGCGAAATGGATTTGATGGGCT CGGCAATGGACCGAGCGGGTTCTACGGCCATGTGACGTACACTAACGTCTCGCCCAACATTCAGTGTCTTACCGCCTCCAAATCACCATATGAAGGAGCATCGTTAAAGCTTGCAGACTGCCAGTATGACTATGACTCCGCTGCTACCTCAGGACAATACTTTGA GATGACTGTCACTGATGGGGTTTACCATGCTCTTTTGATTGATGGAAGCAA CTCTTACGGACCTACCCCAGAGCTTAACAACAACGCCTCCCTCGTACTGTACAACGTGGTTGGTCCTAACACGACCTTCACGTCCTTCGGGTTCAAAGCTCCCGTGTTCTGA